The Pogoniulus pusillus isolate bPogPus1 chromosome 27, bPogPus1.pri, whole genome shotgun sequence genome segment GCCAAACTGATGCCTCCTGAGCAGGGGGCCCTACTGAAAGCTTGATGCATTCCCAAAGTTTGCCCTGAGGCTTTCTGGGATGCATAATCCGGGCAAGGGATATAAAAAGTGCATTAGAAGTTTATTTTTCCTAGCACACTCCACGGCTTGGTGTTCTGTCTGGCTCTGGGGCAGGTGCTGGAGGATTCCTCCAAGCACCACTTAGCCTAATCTCCGGATTGCACTTGAGCAATGGGATTTCATCTTCTGTTTCCTATATCTAGGATACCATTCCTATCATATCTCTAAATATAGCCAGCATACCTGCGAGTTGACTCACTAGTCAGAATGGGGCAGATATGACCAAAGACAACCAGGACTGGatcccctttcttttttatgTCTGGTTTCTGTCTAAAGTATCATCAATACTTGCTGTAGATTAAGAATGACCTGATAATCTCTGTCTACCAACACAAATCTAGTAGTTGAAGATAAAATAATCTTTGCTTCCTGTAAACACCCATCATACCCACCATTATTGCTTTGAGGATAGCCACCAGCTACTtgttcttcttcccttccccatctctTTGCACACTCATTATTGCTGGGCACTGGCAGATGGAAGAGTCAGTACACAACGAAGCTCTGAGTTTTCCCAAGGAAGGCAGGAGGGCAAAACACAATGGCAGCATTCATGCCGTCAGTTATGCCATCCACGCCTTCATTGTTCTCCACAACAAAACAGATTCAGAGAGACAGGTTGCAAATTCTTTTTCAGTAACAAAAAGGAATCCctctgccagaaaaaaaaaaagagataaattGAAAACAATTAAAAGGAGTTAAGAAAAACATGAATTGTTTATTTGAACTCTAGTTAGTGTAtaaaccaaataaaaatattCTGCTGTCTTTGCTGGGCCTTCTGCTTAGTGGCAACAAGAGGAGAGGGACAAAGGGAAAGGAGTGGAGATGAGTAAGACAGAAGGGCCAACTGAAAAGAGAACAGATGTACAAAAGCTGCAGGAAAAGAAATCAATCTCATGTTTAGAGCTGTTCCCTTAAATAACATGACGTTTAGTTGAAGATTTTCCTTTTTATCCACCACACAGGCACCATGGAAGCAGAGGATgaaagagcagtgctgagctctgccctgccaggctccACCAGTCcaactgcagaagagaaagtgcCAAATGTGAATTACTTACTGTCTGCCCAGAGAGCAAAACTCATCATGCTTCAGAGGCAGTTGACAAAACCTCAatcccagagctgcagaggaagctgccaAAATGGAGAGAGGCCAAGAGCCAGAGATGTGTGCAAAGAAGAGCTCCTGCAGTAATGCCAGCAGCCCGACTTTACACGGCAGCTGTTCTGAacgggttgggttgtttttatttACATTCTAATCACTTTTGACATTATCAGCAACTGCTCTTCTGATTGAAGCTTTTGGTATATGAACTCACATTTGTGCTTCTTTTGGTAGATTAATAGTTACATCCCTGCATGCATAATTAGGAATTCAATACAAAACAGTCCTCAGTGAGCACCTGCCAGCCCATGCAGAAGGCCTGGTGCAtggggctgaggagagcaccTGCGCTCACTCCTATTTGGGTGGATGGTGGTgaacctcagccagccttttaGGTGAAACTCAGCAGTTCTGGAAGGGCTGAAAAACTTTTGAAGGCTCCTTCGTGGTGCCTCACGCTTTGCCTCCGGGCTCTCAGAGACCGTGACTCTTACAGGGAACGCCACATGTTTAACGGTGCTTCAACGGATTATTTCTTAGAGGGAGCTATCTGCCATGGCACCCCCAAACACCCGCGGCGTGGCATGGCGCAGAGCCACCTGCTACCATAGCTCCCTCAGACCACCGCGGCAGAGACACCCGCAACCATCGATCCCCCACACCACCATGGCACACAGACACTGCTGCCACCGCCGCCCTCTTAGAGCACGGCGGAACACACTCCCGGTCACCGCCGCTCCTTTGGAGCCCGGCGGGACGGAGGCTCTCCCGCTCGCCGTAGCGCCGCTCCTTTGGAGCCCGGCGGAACGGAGGCTCTCCCGCTCGCCGTAGCGCCGCTCCTTTGGAGCCCGGCGGGACGGAGGCTTTCCGCTCGCCGTAGCGCCGCTCCTTTGGAGCCCGGCGGGACGGAGGCTTTCCGCTCGCCGTAGCGCCGCTCCTTTGGAGCCCGGCGGCAGGGAGGCTTTCCCGCTCGCCGTAGCGCCGCTCCTTTGGAGCCCGGCGGGACGGAGGCTTTCCGCTCGCCGTAGCGCCGCTCCTTTGGAGCCCGGCGGCAGGGAGGCTTTCCGCTCGCCGTAGCGCCGCTCCTTTGGAGCCCGGCGGCAGGGAGGCTTTCCGCTCGCCGTAGCGCCGCTCCTTTGGAGCCCGGCGGGACGGAGGCTTTCCGCTCGCCGTAGCGCCGCTCCTTTGGAGCCCGGCGGCAGGGAGGCTTTCCGCTCGCCGTAGCGCCGCTCCTATGGAGCCCGGCGGGACGGAGGCTTTCCGCTCGCCGTAGCGCCGCTCCTTTGGAGCCCGGCGGGACGGAGGCTTTCCGCTCGCCGTAGCGCCGCTCCTTTGGAGCCCGGCGGCAGGGAGGCTTTCCGCTCGCCGTAGCGCCGCTCCTATGGAGCCCGGCGGGACGGAGGCTTTCCGCTCGCCGTAGCGCCGCTCCTTTGGAGCCCGGCGGGACGGAGGCTTTCCGCTCGCCGTAGCGCCGCTCCTTTGGAGCCCGGCGGGACGGAGGCTTTCCGCTCGCCGTAGCGCCGCTCCTTTGGAGCCCGGCGGGACGGAGGCTTTCCGCTCGCCGTAGCGCCGCTCCTTTGGAGCCCGGCGGAACGGAGGCTTTCCGCTCGCCGTAGCGCCGCTCCTTTGGAGCCCGGCGGGAGGGAGGCTTTCCGCTCGCCGTAGCGCCGCTCCTTTGGAGCCCGGCGGGACGGAGGCTCTCCCGCTCGCCGTAGCGCCGCTCCTTTGGAGCCCGGCGGCAGGGAGGCTTTCCGCTCGCCGTAGCGCCGCTCCTTTGGAGCCCGGCGGAACGGAGGCTTTCCGCTCGCCGTAGCGCCGCTCCTTTGGAGCCCGGCGGAACGGAGGCTTTCCGCTCGCCGTAGCGCCGCTCCTTTGGAGCCCGGCGGGACGGAGGCTTTCCGCTCGCCGTAGCGCCGCTCCTTTGGAGCCCGGCGGGACGGAGGCTTTCCGCTCGCCGTAGCGCCGCTCCTTTGGAGCCCGGCGGCAGGGAGGCTTTCCGCTCGCCGTAGTGCCGCTCCTTTGGAGCCCGGCGGGACGGAGGCTTTCCGCTCGCCGTAGCGCCGCAGCGGGCGGCGGAAGGGGTGGGGCTCGCGCACGCCCCGCGCCGTCACGTGGCCCCGGCAGTGACGCAAGCGCGCGGCGCGTGTCGGGTGACCttcagcagcagcggcggcgtcCGAGCTGTGTGTCGGGCCGGGGCCGTTTTCTcttgcttctcttctcctctcctcgaTAAACCTTCTCTGCTGCGATGCCAAGGGGCGGCCGGAGCCGCACGTCCCGCGTGGCGCCCCCCGCCAGGTGAGAGTCCTTGAgccctttttctccttctccgcCCCCGTCGAGGCAGCAGGCGGTAAAGGCCCTGCCGCCATTCCGAGGTTGGGTGACGCACCGGGGCCCACCCGGTAAGAGACTTGGAGAAGGGCTGAAAGGGTGACCAGCTGTTCTGGAGCATGGCTGTAGCAGGCTTAAGTGCTTTGCGGGGTGGAAGTGAATTTTAGCACTCGCTTGGCTGCAGAGCCCGGCCCGCTAGTGCCTGAGCATTAAGGCCCCATTTAATCAGCCAGGTAAGTTACAAGTAATTTCCCTAAAAAACATGTAATTCTTTGGCGTGAGTTGGTGTGGTTGGGCCTTAAAGGCCAAGAAGAAACTTGTGAATTTGACTCTGCTGTGCATAAGCCCCTTGCCAGAATACTGGTGTTTTGTAGTGTGCAGGACGTAACAAGGGAACGCTGCCCATGGTCCCTGCGAtcgggcagcctctgcctgctgtgagCTCGGAGTGGTGATGtgtgccttttctttttgtccttGCAGTCGGGCACCAGCAATGAGAGCTGCGTCACCAGCACCTGCCGCTCGGGCACCTGTCCCGGCAGCAGCACCGGCTTCTGCTGTGGCTAGTCCtgcaccacagcagcctggcctgatgGCACAGATGGCTACAACTGCTGCTGGAGTTGCTGTAGGCTCCGCTGTAGGCCATACCATAGGTCATGCCCTTACAGGAGCGTTTAGTGGAGGAAGCAGCCCTGAAGCTGCCAGGCCTGATATTACTTACCAGGTAAGAGAACACCAACTGCTGAAGTGCAGTTAACTTGGCAGATCAGTTATGTATAGGGTGAAGTAATTGGTAGTGGCATAAAGACCACACAAATTGcagctgggagcactggggTAGTAATCAATGCTCAATCTCTAAAGTAACTGTCCAAGTCACCATGAAGCATCTCAAAAGTGCTTGTGGTAAATTAGAGTATTAGTGTTGTATTCCAGTGTAGTACTCCCCTGATTCAGACATGACTTCCCAGTGGCAGGTTTGATGGCAGTAAGGTCTATTGCAAGATACTTTTGTGCTTCTCAAATGTCTAGAACTACCTAAGTGTAACTTAACAAAACTGTTTAGAATGCCTCTGCTGGAAACTATTTTGTACACCAGCCCATTATTTGGTTCCATTTAGAAAGTAACAATGTCATGAGTAAAACACTGGGAAGAAATACACAATGAGcagtgttggggtggtttggctTCCTAGGCTGAGGCTGTTGAAAGGTCTTTTATGAGGTGTTTCCATTTCAGgagcctcaggctgctcagcctgcctaccagcagcagcagcagtcgcAGTTTGCTCCTTGCCAGTATGAAATGAAGCAATTCCTGGAATGTGCGCAGAATCAGACTGACCTCAAGCTGTGTGAGGGTTTCAGTGAAGTTCTGAAGCAGTGCAGGTTTGCTAATGGTAAGTAGAGCTGCCAGACTAAATTAGCTGAACAGTAAAATCGTCACGGGAATGTCCTGGGCTTAAAATTCTGTGTGGTAAAGAATGAGGATTGATAGAGCATGCATGTTGCAGTCAAAGCGAGCTGTTGTACTGTCTGGCTTCCTCTTTTGGTCCTGTACATGCAGCTGGAGGTTATGGGGTGGAGAGAGGATGAATTCCTGAAGTTTCTATGCTGGTGCATGCACTAAAGCCAGCTGGTGAGGAGAGTGGTGGCAGCAGACTTGGAGAatcaccacagcactgctggcctGTAGCAAACTCTTGTTTAGCACAACTGAGAAACCACCgtgagctggcagagaggcCACTGCCCAAGACCAGTGTTAGGGTGGACTGCTGAAGTCTGTAGTTCAACACCTCCCAGCAAATGGATGAGAGGAACCACCCTAAAAATCCTCTGCTCTGAGAGATTCAAAACTTGGTGTGATTAACTACAGTAACTTTGTACCTTTCAGGTTTAGCCTAAATCCTCAGAACAAGGCTGATGAAGACCACCTTACAAGACCTGACTTATGAATGATAAAAAAGCTTCAGTAATAAAGTCTAAAGCTGTCTGATATCTTGTTAGTTCATATATTCACACTGTCATCTTCATGGCTTGATTCTTGCTGTAGCAGCTACAGACATGATACAACTTAGAGCCGCTGCAAATTACTTAGCACAAAACAGAAGAATGAATAATAAAATGGAATGAGCTAATATGTGGATTAACTGGTTTGCTGATTGTTGCTGAATGTAAGTGATGTGGTGTTTAAATAAACCTCTCTCTCGAAGTATCTTGCTTGAAGTGAAATTTGGAGCAGAGTCTGAATGGTGAGCAGATTGAGAACTGATATTTGGCAGGGCGCTGTCTGCTTGCCGGCAGTGGTGCCTACAGAGCTGGAGCTTCAGGAGTTCACGAACAGCTCAGTGGTGGGCTCTGCTTACCAGAGATCTCCACTGTGAGCATCTGAACTCTACAGGCACCTTCTGCTGACTGAAAGATGGTGACAAGCTACTGTCTGACTCCACATTATTCTGCATGCAGCAAAATCTACCCCAGGGGCCTACTTTTAAGTGTAGACCAACTGTATTCCAAGAAATACCTTTCCTTGGCTCAGAGAGGATTTCAGCAGTAGGCTGCTACCTGAGTGAGCCTGTGCACTTGTAAAATAACACAAGTCTTGCATCAGGCAGTTCCCAGTAGGAAGCTCAGGCTGttgatttcttctttctccatcTTGTGGACCGAAACAGGAGAGGGTGGTTCAGCTGACTGCGGGGGCTGTCGGCTTTTCTTTCTCGTACCTGATTTAGGCCAGTGGCAAAGCAGCTCCACGTGAACAATACATTCCAATGTAGAGACGCTGATGCAGAGTGCAAACCCTCTTTTTTCCATCAGAGGGAGCAGACAGCTCATGCCCTGCTGAGATCCCGGCAGCCACTTGCATTTGGTGGTGTAAAACCCTGCACCGAGGAGAGAGGGTTTGAACACCAGGAAGGTTTGTTCtcaaggggaggaggaagaatccTGCACAGAAAAGCACAGCTCCTCCTAAAAATACTTTAATGCAGCATGACCTGGTTTTGCTGAACTGCTTTTAAGCTGTTGTATATTCTGCCTGCTCCCAAGAGTTCCTGTGCGGGATGTGCAGTCCTGGGAAGGCAAAGGGCAAAAATCGGCATTTAGTGTGGAAAGGTTACCTCAAACACGGGATGGGGACACATCTGCCTTTCCTGGTGACACGGGAAGCTTTGCTTCTGCTCAGGCTCACatctcagctggcagctggttaACCGTCCTGGTGCAAATAAAACACAACCTGTTTGGGTCATGACTGAAgcactgggctgctgctgagtttgCAGCAGGCATCCCCGAAGTTCTCTTTTCAACCAGGCAGGAA includes the following:
- the CHCHD2 gene encoding coiled-coil-helix-coiled-coil-helix domain-containing protein 2, coding for MPRGGRSRTSRVAPPASRAPAMRAASPAPAARAPVPAAAPASAVASPAPQQPGLMAQMATTAAGVAVGSAVGHTIGHALTGAFSGGSSPEAARPDITYQEPQAAQPAYQQQQQSQFAPCQYEMKQFLECAQNQTDLKLCEGFSEVLKQCRFANGLA